The following are encoded together in the Oncorhynchus gorbuscha isolate QuinsamMale2020 ecotype Even-year linkage group LG03, OgorEven_v1.0, whole genome shotgun sequence genome:
- the LOC124032097 gene encoding WD repeat-containing protein 13-like isoform X1, translating into MASKIADICPGRGFPSTLTVCGMAAVWQQVLAVDARYNAYRTPTFPQFRTQYIRRRSQLLRENAKCGFEPGLRRHYLRLRSQLLALRYGPLSEQSSFRASSVRSSRTTLDRMEDFEEDPRAQGARGHRRSVSRGSYQLQAQMNRAVYDERTPGALVPTSVAEASRAMAGDTTLSENYAFAGMHHIFDQHVDSAVPRLQFANDDKHLLACCSLDGTLSIMILSPSPPSVKVVLKGHAGPVTDFAWSLSNDVIVSTSKDGTLRIWNTEDGRCIREVRDPESSELLCCTFQPMNNNLTVVGNSKHLLQVVNISTGKKVKGGSSKLTGRVLSMSFDAPGRILWAGDDRGSVFSFLFDMATGKLTKAKRLVVSEGSPICSISARSWISREARDPSLLINACVNKLLLYRVVDNEGTLQLKRSFPIKHGSQPLHSIFCPLMSFRQGACVVTGSEDACVYFFDVERNTKAIVNKLQGHGGPVLDVSFNCDESLLASADSTGMVIIWRREQK; encoded by the exons ATGGCTagcaag ATAGCTGACATCTGCCCTGGCCGTGGCTTCCCCTCTACCTTGACTGTTTGTGGAATGGCTGCAGTTTGGCAGCAGGTGTTGGCAGTGGACGCAAG GTACAATGCATACCGCACGCCTACGTTCCCACAGTTCCGCACGCAATACATCCGGCGGCGCAGCCAGCTACTCAGGGAAAACGCCAAGTGTGGCTTTGAGCCGGGGCTGCGCAGGCATTACCTGAGGCTGCGCAGCCAGCTGCTAGCCTTGCGCTACGGGCCACTGTCTGAGCAGAGCAGCTTCAGGGCCAGCAGTGTGCGCAGCTCCCGCACCACACTGGACCGCATGGAG GATTTTGAGGAGGACCCCCGTGCTCAGGGGGCTCGTGGTCACCGTCGATCTGTGAGCAGAGGCTCCTACCAGCTTCAGGCCCAGATGAACAGGGCAGTCTATGATGAGAG GACCCCAGGTGCCTTGGTGCCAACCTCTGTGGCGGAAGCTAGCCGTGCCATGGCTGGGGACACCACTCTGAGCGAGAACTATGCTTTTGCTGGCATGCACCACATATTCGACCAACATGTGGACTCTGCAG TTCCACGGCTGCAGTTTGCTAATGATGACAAGCACCTCCTAGCCTGCTGCTCATTGGACGGCACCCTATCCATCATGATCCTGTCCCCGTCCCCGCCCAGTGTGAAGGTCGTCCTGAAGGGTCATGCAGGTCCCGTCACCGACTTTGCTTGGTCCCTTAGCAACGACGTCATCGTGTCAACATCAAAGGATGGAACACTGCGTATTTGGAACACGGAAGATGGGAGGTGTATCCGTGAGGTCAGAGACCCGGAATCTAGCGAACTGCTTTGCTGCACCTTCCAGCCCATGAATAACAACCTCACAGTG GTAGGGAACAGTAAGCACCTCCTGCAGGTGGTGAACATCTCCACTGGGAAGAAGGTGAAGGGGGGTTCCAGTAAGCTGACGGGACGGGTACTGTCTATGTCCTTTGATGCCCCTGGGAGGATCCTGTGGGCCGGGGACGACAGGGGCAGCGTCttctccttcctgtttgacatgGCCACAG GGAAGCTGACCAAAGCCAAGCGGCTTGTGGTGAGTGAGGGCAGCCCAATCTGCAGCATATCTGCCCGCTCCTGGATCAGCAGAGAGGCTCGAGACCCCTCCCTGCTGATCAATGCCTGTGTCAACAAACTGCTACTCTACAG AGTGGTGGATAATGAAGGCACTCTGCAGCTTAAGAGGAGCTTCCCCATCAAGCATGGCTCTCAGCCCCTTCACAGCATCTTCTGCCCTCTCATGTCCTTCAGACAGGGTGCCTGTGTTG TGACTGGCAGTGAGGATGCCTGTGTCTACTTCTTCGACGTGGAACGCAACACTAAGGCCATAGTCAACAAGCTGCAGGGTCACGGTGGCCCAGTGCTGGATGTCAGCTTCAACTGTGACGAGAGCTTGCTGGCTTCTGCAGACTCCACTGGCATGGTTATCATCTGGAGGCGGGAGCAGAAGTGA
- the LOC124032097 gene encoding WD repeat-containing protein 13-like isoform X3 — translation MDFEEDPRAQGARGHRRSVSRGSYQLQAQMNRAVYDERTPGALVPTSVAEASRAMAGDTTLSENYAFAGMHHIFDQHVDSAVPRLQFANDDKHLLACCSLDGTLSIMILSPSPPSVKVVLKGHAGPVTDFAWSLSNDVIVSTSKDGTLRIWNTEDGRCIREVRDPESSELLCCTFQPMNNNLTVVGNSKHLLQVVNISTGKKVKGGSSKLTGRVLSMSFDAPGRILWAGDDRGSVFSFLFDMATGKLTKAKRLVVSEGSPICSISARSWISREARDPSLLINACVNKLLLYRVVDNEGTLQLKRSFPIKHGSQPLHSIFCPLMSFRQGACVVTGSEDACVYFFDVERNTKAIVNKLQGHGGPVLDVSFNCDESLLASADSTGMVIIWRREQK, via the exons ATG GATTTTGAGGAGGACCCCCGTGCTCAGGGGGCTCGTGGTCACCGTCGATCTGTGAGCAGAGGCTCCTACCAGCTTCAGGCCCAGATGAACAGGGCAGTCTATGATGAGAG GACCCCAGGTGCCTTGGTGCCAACCTCTGTGGCGGAAGCTAGCCGTGCCATGGCTGGGGACACCACTCTGAGCGAGAACTATGCTTTTGCTGGCATGCACCACATATTCGACCAACATGTGGACTCTGCAG TTCCACGGCTGCAGTTTGCTAATGATGACAAGCACCTCCTAGCCTGCTGCTCATTGGACGGCACCCTATCCATCATGATCCTGTCCCCGTCCCCGCCCAGTGTGAAGGTCGTCCTGAAGGGTCATGCAGGTCCCGTCACCGACTTTGCTTGGTCCCTTAGCAACGACGTCATCGTGTCAACATCAAAGGATGGAACACTGCGTATTTGGAACACGGAAGATGGGAGGTGTATCCGTGAGGTCAGAGACCCGGAATCTAGCGAACTGCTTTGCTGCACCTTCCAGCCCATGAATAACAACCTCACAGTG GTAGGGAACAGTAAGCACCTCCTGCAGGTGGTGAACATCTCCACTGGGAAGAAGGTGAAGGGGGGTTCCAGTAAGCTGACGGGACGGGTACTGTCTATGTCCTTTGATGCCCCTGGGAGGATCCTGTGGGCCGGGGACGACAGGGGCAGCGTCttctccttcctgtttgacatgGCCACAG GGAAGCTGACCAAAGCCAAGCGGCTTGTGGTGAGTGAGGGCAGCCCAATCTGCAGCATATCTGCCCGCTCCTGGATCAGCAGAGAGGCTCGAGACCCCTCCCTGCTGATCAATGCCTGTGTCAACAAACTGCTACTCTACAG AGTGGTGGATAATGAAGGCACTCTGCAGCTTAAGAGGAGCTTCCCCATCAAGCATGGCTCTCAGCCCCTTCACAGCATCTTCTGCCCTCTCATGTCCTTCAGACAGGGTGCCTGTGTTG TGACTGGCAGTGAGGATGCCTGTGTCTACTTCTTCGACGTGGAACGCAACACTAAGGCCATAGTCAACAAGCTGCAGGGTCACGGTGGCCCAGTGCTGGATGTCAGCTTCAACTGTGACGAGAGCTTGCTGGCTTCTGCAGACTCCACTGGCATGGTTATCATCTGGAGGCGGGAGCAGAAGTGA
- the LOC124022534 gene encoding probable G-protein coupled receptor 173, which yields MSNQTQIFGIDGPGSLLAVLASQRASSISSTSSEGISAAAVSTYIKLVFLGLILCVSLAGNLLVSLLVLRDRALHKAPYFFLLDLCLADVIRSAACFPFVLVSVHNSSAWTYSAFSCKLVAFLAVLFCFHAAFMLFCVAVTRYLAITHHRFYAKRMTVWTCAAIICMVWTLAIAMASPPVFDVGTYKFIQDEDQCIFEHRYLKTNDTLGFMLMLAIVVLATHGFYTKLLLFEYKHRKMKPVQLMPAISQNWTFHGPGATGQAAANWIAGFGRGPMPPTLLGIRQTLHNQQQQRLLGMEEVRSERRLGRMFYIITLLFLVLWAPYIVACFWRVFVKSCSIPHRYLSITVWMSFAQAGVNPIFCLLLNEDLRKVLRAHLPTYSRTRQHQQLHRHELFVFTIT from the coding sequence ATGTCTAACCAGACCCAGATCTTTGGCATAGATGGCCCAGGGAGCCTGCTGGCAGTGTTGGCCTCACAGAGGgccagtagtattagcagcaccAGCAGTGAAGGAATCTCAGCTGCGGCCGTGTCCACCTATATCAAGTTGGTGTTCCTGGGCCTGATCCTCTGTGTCAGCCTAGCAGGCAACCTGCTGGTGTCTCTGCTGGTCCTCCGAGACCGGGCCCTTCACAAGGCCCCCTATTTCTTTCTGCTGGACCTTTGCCTAGCTGATGTCATCCGTTCTGCTGCCTGCTTCCCCTTCGTCCTGGTGTCTGTCCACAACAGCTCAGCAtggacctacagtgccttcagctGTAAGCTGGTGGCCTTCCTCGCTGTGCTCTTCTGTTTTCATGCTGCCTTCATGCTGTTCTGTGTGGCTGTGACCCGCTACCTGGCCATCACCCACCACCGCTTCTACGCCAAACGCATGACGGTCTGGACCTGCGCTGCCATCATCTGCATGGTCTGGACTTTGGCCATTGCCATGGCGTCTCCGCCTGTCTTTGACGTGGGGACATACAAGTTCATTCAAGACGAGGACCAGTGCATTTTCGAGCATCGCTACCTTAAGACCAATGACACTCTGGGCTTCATGCTCATGCTGGCCATAGTGGTCCTGGCCACTCACGGTTTCTACACCAAACTCCTGCTGTTTGAATACAAGCATCGCAAGATGAAGCCTGTCCAGCTAATGCCAGCCATCAGCCAGAACTGGACCTTCCACGGCCCGGGTGCCACGGGTCAGGCAGCAGCCAACTGGATCGCAGGCTTTGGCCGAGGCCCAATGCCCCCCACCCTGCTGGGCATCAGGCAGACTTTGCAcaaccagcagcagcagcgccTGCTGGGCATGGAGGAGGTCAGATCTGAGAGGAGGCTAGGCAGGATGTTCTACATCATCACCCTGCTCTTCCTGGTGCTCTGGGCTCCCTACATAGTGGCCTGTTTCTGGAGGGTGTTTGTCAAGTCCTGCTCCATCCCTCACAGGTACCTCTCCATCACAGTGTGGATGAGCTTCGCCCAAGCAGGAGTCAACCCTATCTTCTGCCTCCTGCTCAATGAGGACTTGAGGAAAGTGCTGAGGGCCCACCTGCCCACCTACAGCAGGACTAGACAACACCAACAGCTGCACCGCCATGAGCTGTTTGTGTTCACCATCACATGA
- the LOC124032097 gene encoding WD repeat-containing protein 13-like isoform X2, producing MAAVWQQVLAVDARYNAYRTPTFPQFRTQYIRRRSQLLRENAKCGFEPGLRRHYLRLRSQLLALRYGPLSEQSSFRASSVRSSRTTLDRMEDFEEDPRAQGARGHRRSVSRGSYQLQAQMNRAVYDERTPGALVPTSVAEASRAMAGDTTLSENYAFAGMHHIFDQHVDSAVPRLQFANDDKHLLACCSLDGTLSIMILSPSPPSVKVVLKGHAGPVTDFAWSLSNDVIVSTSKDGTLRIWNTEDGRCIREVRDPESSELLCCTFQPMNNNLTVVGNSKHLLQVVNISTGKKVKGGSSKLTGRVLSMSFDAPGRILWAGDDRGSVFSFLFDMATGKLTKAKRLVVSEGSPICSISARSWISREARDPSLLINACVNKLLLYRVVDNEGTLQLKRSFPIKHGSQPLHSIFCPLMSFRQGACVVTGSEDACVYFFDVERNTKAIVNKLQGHGGPVLDVSFNCDESLLASADSTGMVIIWRREQK from the exons ATGGCTGCAGTTTGGCAGCAGGTGTTGGCAGTGGACGCAAG GTACAATGCATACCGCACGCCTACGTTCCCACAGTTCCGCACGCAATACATCCGGCGGCGCAGCCAGCTACTCAGGGAAAACGCCAAGTGTGGCTTTGAGCCGGGGCTGCGCAGGCATTACCTGAGGCTGCGCAGCCAGCTGCTAGCCTTGCGCTACGGGCCACTGTCTGAGCAGAGCAGCTTCAGGGCCAGCAGTGTGCGCAGCTCCCGCACCACACTGGACCGCATGGAG GATTTTGAGGAGGACCCCCGTGCTCAGGGGGCTCGTGGTCACCGTCGATCTGTGAGCAGAGGCTCCTACCAGCTTCAGGCCCAGATGAACAGGGCAGTCTATGATGAGAG GACCCCAGGTGCCTTGGTGCCAACCTCTGTGGCGGAAGCTAGCCGTGCCATGGCTGGGGACACCACTCTGAGCGAGAACTATGCTTTTGCTGGCATGCACCACATATTCGACCAACATGTGGACTCTGCAG TTCCACGGCTGCAGTTTGCTAATGATGACAAGCACCTCCTAGCCTGCTGCTCATTGGACGGCACCCTATCCATCATGATCCTGTCCCCGTCCCCGCCCAGTGTGAAGGTCGTCCTGAAGGGTCATGCAGGTCCCGTCACCGACTTTGCTTGGTCCCTTAGCAACGACGTCATCGTGTCAACATCAAAGGATGGAACACTGCGTATTTGGAACACGGAAGATGGGAGGTGTATCCGTGAGGTCAGAGACCCGGAATCTAGCGAACTGCTTTGCTGCACCTTCCAGCCCATGAATAACAACCTCACAGTG GTAGGGAACAGTAAGCACCTCCTGCAGGTGGTGAACATCTCCACTGGGAAGAAGGTGAAGGGGGGTTCCAGTAAGCTGACGGGACGGGTACTGTCTATGTCCTTTGATGCCCCTGGGAGGATCCTGTGGGCCGGGGACGACAGGGGCAGCGTCttctccttcctgtttgacatgGCCACAG GGAAGCTGACCAAAGCCAAGCGGCTTGTGGTGAGTGAGGGCAGCCCAATCTGCAGCATATCTGCCCGCTCCTGGATCAGCAGAGAGGCTCGAGACCCCTCCCTGCTGATCAATGCCTGTGTCAACAAACTGCTACTCTACAG AGTGGTGGATAATGAAGGCACTCTGCAGCTTAAGAGGAGCTTCCCCATCAAGCATGGCTCTCAGCCCCTTCACAGCATCTTCTGCCCTCTCATGTCCTTCAGACAGGGTGCCTGTGTTG TGACTGGCAGTGAGGATGCCTGTGTCTACTTCTTCGACGTGGAACGCAACACTAAGGCCATAGTCAACAAGCTGCAGGGTCACGGTGGCCCAGTGCTGGATGTCAGCTTCAACTGTGACGAGAGCTTGCTGGCTTCTGCAGACTCCACTGGCATGGTTATCATCTGGAGGCGGGAGCAGAAGTGA
- the LOC124022560 gene encoding histone-lysine N-methyltransferase SUV39H1-like isoform X1: MAEDLKGCQVVCKVTTSQLQTLCRHEGIVCLDLGVIRKQMHNFEVEYLCDYKRTLVPGRKRANATGVPKEREFYLVKWKGYPDHMNTWEQRKNLRCVELLRQFWDDVFLELQRQKKTVVPNRFETELSSYLEQRARHRQSLQRWEAQINSVGGLTKRILVRNRVDLEGPPNNFTYINNYKVGEGISMTTMAVGCECTNCLENPVGGCCPGVSGHGFAYNECGQVKVKPGEPIYECNNMCRCGPNCPNRVVQRGIQHILCIFKTDNGRGWGVRTSERIRRHSFVMEYVGEIITTEEAERRGQVYDRQGATYLFDLDYVEDEYTIDAAHYGNVSHFVNHSCNPNLQVYNVFIDNLDERLPRLAFFSNRGISAGEELTFDYNMQIDPIDVESTKMDSNFSMTISPKKASLVTGSPKKIHMTGSPKKDPLMIGSPKKDPLMIGSPKKDPLMIGSPKKDPLMIGSPKKDPLMIGSPKKDPLMIGSPKKDPLMIGSPKKDPLMAGTPKKRARMECKCGTDNCRGYLF; encoded by the exons ATGGCGGAAGATTTAAAAG GGTGCCAAGTTGTATGTAAAGTGACAACGAGCCAGTTGCAGACACTCTGTCGTCATGAAGGGATTGTGTGCTTGGATCTGGGGGTCATCAGGAAACAAATGCACAACTTCGAAGTGGAGTACCTGTGTGATTACAAGAGGACACTTGTTCCTGGTAGGAAGAGAGCCAATGCCACAGGAGTACCAAAG GAGCGAGAGTTCTACTTGGTTAAATGGAAGGGTTACCCAGATCACATGAACACCTGGGAGCAGAGGAAAAACCTGCGGTGTGTGGAGCTTCTACGTCAGTTCTGGGACGATGTCTTCCTGGAGCtgcagagacagaaaaagacTGTAGTCCCCAACCGGTTTGAAACAGAGCTATCCTCTTACCTGGAGCAGAGGGCCAGGCATAGGCAGAGCCTGCAGAGGTGGGAGGCCCAGATCAACAGTGTTGGAGGCCTCACCAAACGCATCCTGGTCCGCAACCGTGTGGACCTGGAGGGCCCTCCGAATAACTTCACCTACATCAACAACTACAAG GTGGGTGAGGGCATTTCGATGACGACGATGGCAGTGGGGTGTGAGTGTACCAACTGTTTGGAGAACCCTGTGGGTGGTTGCTGCCCAGGAGTATCGGGACATGGCTTTGCCTACAACGAGTGTGGGCAGGTGAAGGTTAAGCCTGGGGAGCCCATCTATGAGTGCAACAATATGTGTCGCTGTGGACCAAACTGCCCCAACAGAGTGGTACAGAGAGGGATCCAGCATATCCTCTGCATCTTCAAAACAGACAACGGGCGGGGGTGGGGAGTACGGACCTCTGAGCGTATCAGAAGGCATTCCTTTGTCATGGAGTATGTTGGAGAG ATCATCACtacagaggaggcagagaggcgGGGTCAGGTCTATGACAGACAGGGAGCAACGTACCTGTTTGACCTGGACTATGTGGAGGATGAGTACACCATTGATGCTGCTCACTATGGAAATGTATCCCACTTCGTCAACCACAGT TGCAACCCTAACCTGCAGGTGTATAACGTATTCATAGACAACCTGGATGAGCGACTGCCACGTCTGGCTTTCTTCTCAAACCGTGGTATCAGCGCTGGGGAAGAGCTCACCTTCGACTACAATATGCAGA TTGATCCAATAGATGTGGAGAGTACAAAGATGGACTCCAATTTCAGCATGACTATTTCACCCAAAAAGGCTTCTCTTGTGACTGGATCACCCAAGAAGATTCACATGACTGGATCACCCAAAAAGGATCCTCTCATGATTGGATCACCCAAAAAGGATCCTCTCATGATTGGATCACCCAAAAAGGATCCTCTCATGATTGGATCACCCAAAAAGGATCCTCTCATGATTGGATCACCCAAAAAGGATCCTCTCATGATTGGATCACCCAAAAAGGATCCTCTCATGATTGGATCACCCAAAAAGGATCCTCTCATGATTGGATCACCCAAAAAGGATCCTCTCATGGCTGGAACACCAAAAAAACGTGCGCGCATGGAGTGCAAGTGTGGGACAGACAATTGCAGGGGGTACTTGTTTTAG
- the LOC124022560 gene encoding histone-lysine N-methyltransferase SUV39H1-like isoform X2 has translation MNTWEQRKNLRCVELLRQFWDDVFLELQRQKKTVVPNRFETELSSYLEQRARHRQSLQRWEAQINSVGGLTKRILVRNRVDLEGPPNNFTYINNYKVGEGISMTTMAVGCECTNCLENPVGGCCPGVSGHGFAYNECGQVKVKPGEPIYECNNMCRCGPNCPNRVVQRGIQHILCIFKTDNGRGWGVRTSERIRRHSFVMEYVGEIITTEEAERRGQVYDRQGATYLFDLDYVEDEYTIDAAHYGNVSHFVNHSCNPNLQVYNVFIDNLDERLPRLAFFSNRGISAGEELTFDYNMQIDPIDVESTKMDSNFSMTISPKKASLVTGSPKKIHMTGSPKKDPLMIGSPKKDPLMIGSPKKDPLMIGSPKKDPLMIGSPKKDPLMIGSPKKDPLMIGSPKKDPLMIGSPKKDPLMAGTPKKRARMECKCGTDNCRGYLF, from the exons ATGAACACCTGGGAGCAGAGGAAAAACCTGCGGTGTGTGGAGCTTCTACGTCAGTTCTGGGACGATGTCTTCCTGGAGCtgcagagacagaaaaagacTGTAGTCCCCAACCGGTTTGAAACAGAGCTATCCTCTTACCTGGAGCAGAGGGCCAGGCATAGGCAGAGCCTGCAGAGGTGGGAGGCCCAGATCAACAGTGTTGGAGGCCTCACCAAACGCATCCTGGTCCGCAACCGTGTGGACCTGGAGGGCCCTCCGAATAACTTCACCTACATCAACAACTACAAG GTGGGTGAGGGCATTTCGATGACGACGATGGCAGTGGGGTGTGAGTGTACCAACTGTTTGGAGAACCCTGTGGGTGGTTGCTGCCCAGGAGTATCGGGACATGGCTTTGCCTACAACGAGTGTGGGCAGGTGAAGGTTAAGCCTGGGGAGCCCATCTATGAGTGCAACAATATGTGTCGCTGTGGACCAAACTGCCCCAACAGAGTGGTACAGAGAGGGATCCAGCATATCCTCTGCATCTTCAAAACAGACAACGGGCGGGGGTGGGGAGTACGGACCTCTGAGCGTATCAGAAGGCATTCCTTTGTCATGGAGTATGTTGGAGAG ATCATCACtacagaggaggcagagaggcgGGGTCAGGTCTATGACAGACAGGGAGCAACGTACCTGTTTGACCTGGACTATGTGGAGGATGAGTACACCATTGATGCTGCTCACTATGGAAATGTATCCCACTTCGTCAACCACAGT TGCAACCCTAACCTGCAGGTGTATAACGTATTCATAGACAACCTGGATGAGCGACTGCCACGTCTGGCTTTCTTCTCAAACCGTGGTATCAGCGCTGGGGAAGAGCTCACCTTCGACTACAATATGCAGA TTGATCCAATAGATGTGGAGAGTACAAAGATGGACTCCAATTTCAGCATGACTATTTCACCCAAAAAGGCTTCTCTTGTGACTGGATCACCCAAGAAGATTCACATGACTGGATCACCCAAAAAGGATCCTCTCATGATTGGATCACCCAAAAAGGATCCTCTCATGATTGGATCACCCAAAAAGGATCCTCTCATGATTGGATCACCCAAAAAGGATCCTCTCATGATTGGATCACCCAAAAAGGATCCTCTCATGATTGGATCACCCAAAAAGGATCCTCTCATGATTGGATCACCCAAAAAGGATCCTCTCATGATTGGATCACCCAAAAAGGATCCTCTCATGGCTGGAACACCAAAAAAACGTGCGCGCATGGAGTGCAAGTGTGGGACAGACAATTGCAGGGGGTACTTGTTTTAG